The proteins below are encoded in one region of Streptomyces marianii:
- a CDS encoding CBS domain-containing protein: MQHRSISEVMTRSVVTVHRDSSFKEIVRLFEDNDITAAPVVDDGGRPLGVVSEGDLLRKAASLPDPDGRWTRLRLLPLDEARAEAETAGAMMTSPAVTARPDWNIVETARTMDRHKVKRLPVVDETGRLVGLVSRRDLLRPFLRRDEAIGEEIRTDVLGRTLGLAPGSVRVSVHEGVVALSGRVAARADIPVVERLCRSVDGVVAVHHTMEYGYDDPAPDVEPPSGHPATAAAREARHEGEGASARSGP; the protein is encoded by the coding sequence ATGCAGCACCGCAGCATCTCGGAGGTGATGACGCGGAGTGTCGTCACGGTGCACCGCGACTCGTCCTTCAAGGAGATCGTGAGGCTCTTCGAGGACAACGACATCACGGCCGCACCGGTGGTGGACGACGGCGGCCGGCCCCTGGGCGTCGTCTCCGAAGGAGACCTGCTGCGCAAGGCGGCGAGCCTGCCGGACCCGGACGGCCGCTGGACCCGGCTGCGGCTGCTGCCCCTGGACGAGGCGCGGGCGGAGGCCGAGACCGCCGGGGCCATGATGACCTCCCCCGCCGTCACCGCCAGGCCGGACTGGAACATCGTGGAGACGGCACGGACCATGGACCGCCACAAGGTGAAGCGGCTGCCGGTCGTCGACGAGACCGGCAGGCTCGTGGGCCTGGTGAGCCGTCGTGACCTGCTGCGCCCCTTCCTGCGCCGCGACGAGGCCATCGGCGAGGAGATCAGGACGGACGTACTCGGCCGAACCCTCGGCCTCGCACCCGGCAGTGTTCGGGTGTCGGTTCACGAAGGGGTGGTCGCCCTCAGCGGCCGGGTCGCGGCACGCGCGGACATCCCGGTCGTCGAACGGCTCTGCCGCTCGGTGGACGGGGTGGTCGCCGTGCACCACACGATGGAGTACGGGTACGACGACCCGGCGCCGGACGTCGAGCCCCCGAGTGGGCACCCGGCGACGGCCGCCGCACGCGAGGCCCGGCATGAGGGAGAGGGCGCATCCGCGCGGAGTGGGCCGTGA
- a CDS encoding esterase/lipase family protein, which translates to MRRSARTATLVAALVVAPLVTTPQAHAATRNPVLFVHGLSSSASTWNTWVGKFKADGYADSELFTWSYDWKQSNLTTASQLRRKVDEIRATTGAAKIDIVAHSMGALNSRWYVKYGGGTSTVDDFVSVAGVNHGTDMSLFCSFYTSCREMVAGSTFLKTLNSGDETPGSVNYATLWSTCDAMINPDESAKLDGATNTSVGCKTHNAMNENSDNYAKVRDFIA; encoded by the coding sequence ATGAGACGCTCCGCCCGCACCGCCACCCTCGTCGCCGCCCTGGTGGTGGCACCGCTGGTCACCACACCGCAGGCGCACGCCGCAACCCGCAACCCCGTCCTCTTCGTCCACGGCCTGAGCAGTTCGGCCAGCACCTGGAACACCTGGGTCGGCAAGTTCAAGGCCGACGGCTACGCGGACTCCGAGCTGTTCACGTGGTCCTACGACTGGAAGCAGTCCAATCTGACGACCGCCTCGCAGCTCAGGAGGAAGGTGGACGAGATACGCGCCACGACGGGCGCCGCGAAGATCGACATCGTTGCCCACTCCATGGGCGCCCTCAACTCCCGCTGGTACGTGAAGTACGGCGGCGGCACCTCCACCGTGGACGACTTCGTGTCCGTGGCCGGCGTGAACCACGGCACCGACATGTCGCTGTTCTGCTCCTTCTACACCTCCTGCCGGGAGATGGTCGCCGGCAGCACCTTCCTCAAGACCCTCAACTCCGGCGACGAGACACCCGGCAGCGTCAACTACGCCACCCTCTGGTCGACCTGCGACGCCATGATCAATCCGGACGAGTCGGCGAAACTGGACGGTGCGACCAACACGTCCGTGGGCTGCAAGACGCACAACGCCATGAACGAGAACTCCGACAACTACGCCAAGGTCCGGGACTTCATCGCCTGA
- a CDS encoding CBS domain-containing protein: MTKHSKVGGLMTGEVVSVVPSTPFKEVAKRLAEHDISGLPVLDEDDRVVGVVSETDLLVRQALAADAVCGTRRSGPGTGTRGGDEGDAITAGRLMSAPAVTVHADETVAAAARTMLRRCVDRLPVVDDEDRLVGIVTRRDLLLVFLRPDPEIRRRVVEEVLVDTMGLAPDAVDVHVVDGRVTLEGTLETPAQILIVKKLTEQTDGVVSVSDRLTARGPDSP, encoded by the coding sequence GGCCTGATGACGGGGGAGGTCGTCTCCGTCGTACCGTCAACGCCGTTCAAGGAGGTCGCCAAGCGGCTCGCGGAGCACGACATCAGCGGTCTGCCGGTCCTCGACGAGGACGACCGGGTGGTGGGCGTGGTGTCCGAGACCGACCTTCTGGTGCGCCAGGCGCTGGCCGCGGACGCGGTGTGCGGAACGCGGCGGTCCGGACCGGGAACCGGCACACGGGGCGGCGACGAGGGCGACGCGATCACGGCGGGCCGGCTGATGTCGGCGCCGGCGGTCACCGTCCACGCGGACGAGACCGTCGCGGCCGCCGCCCGCACCATGCTGCGGCGCTGTGTCGACCGACTGCCGGTCGTCGACGACGAGGACCGGCTCGTCGGCATCGTCACCCGGCGTGATCTCCTTCTCGTGTTCCTCCGCCCGGATCCGGAGATCCGCCGGCGAGTGGTCGAGGAGGTGCTGGTGGACACGATGGGGCTGGCACCGGATGCGGTCGACGTCCATGTCGTCGACGGCCGGGTCACCCTGGAGGGCACGTTGGAGACGCCGGCCCAGATCCTCATCGTGAAGAAGCTCACGGAGCAGACGGACGGGGTGGTCTCCGTGTCCGACCGCCTCACCGCCCGGGGTCCTGACTCCCCCTGA
- a CDS encoding bifunctional aminoglycoside phosphotransferase/ATP-binding protein yields MGLQPAVAETHTAVVVFVGNRAYKAKKPVDMGFLDFSSASARQRACAREVELNRRFSPDVYEGVGEFRGPDGLPPEPVVVMRRMPDSRRLSHLLAVGAPVTQHVRQVARLLATCHARSPRSADISRDGTRDALLARWESSFAQVREQGEGIAPLHSLEETEGRVRRYLAGRESLFDHRIRQSRVVDGHGDLLAEDIFCLDDGPRLLDCLEFDDTLRHVDGLDDAAFLAMDLERLGAPDAAAYFLSCYSEYAGDPAPTSLWHHYVAYRAFVREKVAVLRARQGAPEARSEAVRLAGIAVGHLRTSAVRMIMVGGLPGTGKSTLSAALADRLGLTLLSSDRVRKELSGMPPEASAGAEYGRGIYSPVWTRRTYGELVARARALLSAGESVVVDATWTSRELRDGAADAARLCSADLVPLVCSVPKEVADRRLTVRRPGPSDADAAVAEAMARAADPWPEAVRVDTGGALATAVGQALAAIHPEGAGPRPPFRRPYMAPG; encoded by the coding sequence ATGGGCCTCCAGCCGGCCGTCGCCGAGACCCATACGGCGGTCGTGGTCTTCGTCGGAAACCGGGCGTACAAGGCCAAGAAGCCCGTAGACATGGGGTTCCTCGACTTCAGCAGCGCCTCCGCCCGTCAGCGGGCGTGCGCGCGGGAGGTCGAGCTGAACCGGCGCTTCTCCCCGGATGTGTACGAGGGAGTGGGCGAGTTCCGTGGGCCGGACGGCCTCCCGCCGGAGCCGGTCGTCGTGATGCGCCGGATGCCCGACTCCCGCAGGCTGTCACATCTCCTGGCCGTCGGGGCCCCCGTCACTCAGCACGTGCGCCAGGTGGCGCGGCTGCTGGCGACCTGCCACGCCCGTTCGCCCCGCAGCGCGGACATCTCACGGGACGGCACCAGGGACGCCCTCCTCGCGCGGTGGGAGTCCAGCTTTGCGCAGGTGCGCGAACAGGGGGAGGGCATCGCCCCGTTGCACAGCCTGGAGGAGACCGAGGGGCGGGTGCGGCGCTACCTCGCGGGGCGTGAGAGCCTGTTCGACCACCGCATCCGACAGAGCCGGGTGGTGGACGGCCACGGGGATCTGCTGGCCGAGGACATCTTCTGCCTGGACGACGGGCCGCGGCTGCTGGACTGCCTCGAGTTCGACGACACCCTTCGCCACGTCGACGGTCTCGACGACGCCGCATTCCTCGCCATGGACCTGGAACGCCTCGGCGCCCCGGACGCGGCGGCGTACTTTCTCTCCTGCTACAGCGAGTACGCAGGCGACCCGGCCCCCACCTCCCTGTGGCACCACTACGTCGCCTACCGGGCCTTCGTCCGGGAGAAGGTCGCCGTCCTCCGCGCCCGCCAGGGAGCGCCCGAGGCCCGTTCGGAGGCGGTACGACTGGCCGGGATCGCCGTCGGGCACCTGCGCACCTCGGCGGTGCGCATGATCATGGTCGGTGGACTCCCCGGCACCGGCAAGTCCACCCTGTCCGCCGCGCTCGCGGACCGGCTGGGTCTCACTCTGCTCAGCAGCGACCGGGTCCGCAAAGAGCTCTCCGGGATGCCGCCGGAGGCGTCGGCGGGAGCGGAGTACGGCAGAGGCATCTACTCCCCGGTGTGGACCCGGCGGACCTACGGCGAACTGGTCGCCCGAGCCAGGGCCCTGCTGTCCGCCGGTGAGTCGGTGGTCGTCGACGCCACCTGGACGTCCCGCGAGTTGCGCGACGGTGCAGCCGACGCGGCGCGCCTGTGCAGCGCCGATCTGGTCCCGCTGGTGTGCTCCGTGCCGAAGGAGGTCGCCGACCGCAGGCTGACCGTGCGCCGCCCGGGCCCGTCCGACGCGGACGCCGCCGTCGCGGAGGCGATGGCGAGGGCGGCCGATCCGTGGCCCGAGGCGGTGCGGGTGGACACGGGTGGAGCTCTCGCCACGGCGGTCGGGCAGGCGCTGGCGGCGATCCACCCCGAGGGCGCCGGACCGAGGCCGCCGTTCCGGCGCCCGTACATGGCACCGGGCTGA
- a CDS encoding OsmC family protein: MEEHHRTTHSRQLHTRCGRAIRVARFAPHELPAGMGRVVLDTLRAPYDDREVWASLTPGEARQLAGLLLSEAEAVESRTPGSEPHLAVVPLHGDACEVRVRGHALTIDQPVADGGQDTGPTPVELFVASVAACVAHYAGRYLDRHGLDRGALRVTADHTMAADRPARVAALTVDVDVPELPPAKARALEAVASHCTVKNTLEHPPAITVRLRDDGRAPRPAGGSAADADRPHR; the protein is encoded by the coding sequence GTGGAGGAACACCACCGCACAACGCATTCGCGTCAGCTGCACACCCGGTGCGGCCGCGCGATCCGCGTGGCCAGATTCGCGCCGCACGAACTGCCCGCGGGGATGGGACGGGTGGTTCTGGACACCCTCCGTGCACCGTACGACGACCGCGAGGTATGGGCGTCGCTCACTCCGGGGGAAGCCAGGCAGCTCGCCGGGCTCCTCCTCTCGGAGGCGGAGGCGGTCGAGAGCCGCACGCCCGGCTCCGAACCGCACCTCGCCGTCGTGCCGCTGCACGGTGACGCCTGTGAAGTGAGGGTGCGCGGTCACGCGTTGACAATCGATCAGCCGGTCGCCGACGGCGGCCAGGACACGGGTCCCACACCGGTCGAGCTGTTCGTGGCGTCCGTGGCCGCGTGCGTCGCCCACTACGCCGGGCGTTACCTCGACCGGCACGGCCTCGATCGCGGGGCCCTGCGCGTCACCGCCGACCACACGATGGCCGCCGACCGCCCCGCGCGCGTGGCCGCGCTGACCGTCGACGTCGATGTGCCCGAACTGCCACCGGCCAAGGCCAGGGCCCTGGAGGCGGTGGCCTCGCACTGCACCGTCAAGAACACGCTCGAGCACCCTCCCGCGATCACGGTCCGGCTCCGCGACGACGGCCGGGCTCCGCGGCCGGCGGGCGGTTCCGCGGCCGACGCGGACCGGCCCCACCGGTGA
- a CDS encoding allene oxide cyclase barrel-like domain-containing protein, giving the protein MKASHALTLGALTLLPAMLIASPAQGDTDRDKDSVKQFTLTTTNSQGQFPNVTADLVGKNNKKVGFVTTNCVIVDSTPDETTTCYGSYVLKEGQLTWQNATRDPQTPYLIAITGGTGKYCEASGQIRVVRTESQPGGGLYELKVITGRKCSTS; this is encoded by the coding sequence ATGAAAGCCTCACACGCACTGACGCTGGGTGCACTGACGCTGCTTCCCGCCATGCTCATCGCATCCCCCGCCCAAGGGGACACCGACCGGGACAAGGACAGCGTGAAGCAGTTCACCCTCACCACCACCAACTCTCAGGGGCAGTTCCCCAACGTCACCGCCGACCTGGTGGGCAAGAACAACAAGAAAGTCGGCTTCGTCACGACCAACTGCGTCATAGTCGATTCCACCCCCGACGAAACCACCACCTGCTACGGGTCCTATGTCCTCAAAGAAGGCCAGCTCACCTGGCAGAACGCCACGCGCGACCCGCAGACCCCCTATCTCATCGCCATCACCGGAGGCACCGGCAAGTACTGCGAGGCCAGCGGCCAGATCCGCGTGGTCAGAACCGAGTCGCAACCCGGAGGCGGGCTCTACGAACTCAAGGTCATCACCGGCCGCAAGTGCTCCACCTCCTGA
- a CDS encoding CBS domain-containing protein produces the protein MRHRSVADLMTPDAVAVAPGTAFKEIARLLDEFGISAVPVVDVDGRPLGVVSEADLVRRQASGGGAPMAEGLMTSPAVVARPEWSVVKAARVMEKNRIKRLPVTDDAGRVIGVLSRSDLIQLFLRRDRAIQEEILEDVLTRTLRLSPAALSVEVADGRVTLSGTVPRRSLVPVTVRLCESVDGVVDVTDRLTFTWDDTVGSSREPSAAAGEAPRGAR, from the coding sequence ATGAGGCACCGGAGCGTTGCCGACCTGATGACTCCTGATGCCGTCGCGGTCGCCCCCGGCACCGCCTTCAAGGAGATCGCCCGCCTGCTGGACGAGTTCGGCATCAGCGCCGTACCCGTCGTCGATGTCGACGGGCGACCGCTGGGAGTGGTGTCCGAGGCGGATCTCGTGCGCCGTCAGGCATCCGGAGGCGGGGCTCCCATGGCCGAGGGGCTCATGACGAGTCCCGCCGTCGTCGCGCGTCCGGAATGGAGCGTGGTGAAGGCCGCCAGGGTGATGGAGAAGAACCGGATCAAGCGACTGCCGGTGACGGACGACGCCGGCCGCGTGATCGGGGTGCTCAGCCGCAGTGATCTGATCCAGCTGTTCCTGCGACGGGACAGGGCGATCCAGGAGGAGATCCTCGAGGATGTCCTCACCCGTACGCTCCGTCTGTCGCCGGCCGCGCTCTCCGTCGAGGTCGCGGACGGCCGGGTGACTCTCAGCGGCACGGTTCCGCGCAGGAGCCTGGTTCCCGTGACCGTGAGACTCTGCGAGAGCGTCGACGGTGTCGTGGACGTCACCGACCGGCTGACCTTCACCTGGGACGACACCGTGGGCAGCTCGCGCGAGCCGAGCGCCGCGGCGGGTGAGGCGCCCCGCGGAGCACGGTGA
- a CDS encoding AAA family ATPase, which translates to MARDAAGIERPEAVFDREAEWEALAAFVTDQRPGPALGLVTGRRRQGKTYLLQALTRATGAFFFGAHEGTERESLQRLAEAFADHTGSPRVPAWRNWDDAVDALLGSGGERPAPVVVDQFPDLVGQSPTLPSVVHRAFKRARHTPRTRLLLGGDSSLVTNRLFTDHSALRELAGMSITVEPFDFRQAAAFWDIDDPRLATLLHSVVGGTPAHRGFASGEGPTGIEDFDAWMCRTVLNPRTPLHWEATRLLNEEADQHDRPLCHSILRAVALGHVTPWAVTQHVSRPRTDVSHALRLLEDCGLLRGEPDAFHTAALRYRIAEPLLAFDHAVVAPRRSAPEQEDTGGTWERLASDFNGTAVPAAFAQLCRDWALRFASPDTFGAPVATAAHGALPRTENGPEHEAEVVVRGGGSHRPLLSVGQARWNEIMDIHHLDRLRHVLAVLASRGEDISRTKPACYGGAGFSPRLHAAQDRGEVLLVDLDRLYRGE; encoded by the coding sequence GTGGCACGGGACGCAGCCGGTATCGAGCGGCCGGAGGCCGTGTTCGACCGGGAAGCCGAGTGGGAGGCGCTGGCGGCCTTCGTGACCGACCAGCGGCCCGGACCGGCCCTCGGTCTGGTCACGGGCCGGCGGCGGCAGGGGAAAACGTATCTGCTTCAAGCGCTGACCAGGGCTACCGGGGCCTTCTTCTTCGGGGCACACGAAGGCACGGAGAGGGAGAGCCTCCAGCGTCTCGCCGAGGCGTTCGCCGACCACACCGGATCGCCGCGCGTGCCGGCATGGCGCAACTGGGACGATGCCGTCGACGCGCTGCTCGGGTCCGGTGGCGAGAGACCGGCTCCGGTCGTCGTCGACCAGTTTCCGGATCTCGTCGGCCAGAGCCCCACCCTGCCCTCCGTCGTCCACCGGGCCTTCAAACGGGCCCGGCACACCCCGCGCACCCGGCTGCTGCTCGGCGGCGACTCGTCTCTGGTGACGAACAGGCTGTTCACCGACCACTCGGCACTGCGCGAACTGGCCGGGATGTCGATCACCGTCGAGCCCTTCGACTTCCGGCAGGCGGCGGCCTTCTGGGACATCGACGATCCGCGTCTGGCCACCCTCCTGCACTCGGTGGTCGGCGGCACTCCCGCCCACCGCGGCTTCGCGTCCGGTGAGGGCCCCACCGGCATCGAGGACTTCGACGCCTGGATGTGCAGGACCGTCCTCAACCCGAGGACCCCCCTCCACTGGGAGGCCACACGGCTCCTGAACGAGGAGGCGGACCAGCACGACCGCCCCCTGTGCCATTCGATTCTGAGGGCGGTGGCCCTGGGGCACGTCACGCCGTGGGCCGTCACTCAGCACGTGAGCCGGCCCCGGACGGATGTGTCGCATGCCCTGCGGCTCCTCGAGGACTGCGGACTCCTCCGGGGCGAACCCGACGCGTTCCACACCGCGGCACTCCGGTACCGCATCGCCGAGCCGCTGCTGGCCTTCGACCACGCGGTGGTCGCCCCTCGTCGTTCGGCGCCGGAGCAGGAGGACACCGGCGGTACCTGGGAGAGGCTCGCGTCCGACTTCAACGGCACCGCTGTGCCTGCCGCCTTCGCGCAGCTCTGCCGCGACTGGGCGCTCCGCTTCGCGTCCCCCGACACGTTCGGGGCGCCTGTCGCCACGGCCGCCCACGGCGCCCTGCCGCGAACCGAGAACGGGCCGGAGCACGAGGCCGAGGTGGTCGTTCGCGGCGGGGGGAGCCACCGGCCCCTGCTGTCCGTGGGCCAGGCCCGGTGGAACGAGATCATGGACATCCACCATCTGGACCGCCTGCGCCATGTCCTCGCAGTCCTCGCCTCGCGGGGCGAGGACATCAGCCGGACGAAACCCGCCTGCTACGGCGGCGCGGGCTTCAGTCCCCGGCTGCACGCGGCACAGGACCGGGGAGAAGTGCTCCTCGTCGACCTCGATCGGCTCTACCGCGGTGAGTGA